A window from Halomicrobium urmianum encodes these proteins:
- a CDS encoding ornithine cyclodeaminase family domain, which produces MTVSREVELEGHIIDSGMMQTCMVTTMDMGGSFSVEEFEVGRHENDESYARLIVEADDVDHLESIIHELHQNGVNPIDPKDATLDPAPADQVVPNGFYSTTNHPTYVRYEGEWLEVENIEMDCAVVVEDGEHEARSASDRSSGDDEEPRDEPRAYTKVLNAVEEGDLIVTGETGIKVEPPERPRGEQGAFGFMQGGISSERPSESTIREIAEAIAETKAEGGTVLAVCGPALIHSGAREDLARLVREGYVDMLSAGNGFAVHDIERDLYGTSLGMDTESLDHARHGHKHHIYAISEIIREGGIEAAVESGTLESGVMYECVTNDRPYVLAGSIRDDGPLPDTITDAVEAQNAIREQAHEADMVLMLSTLLHSVAVGNCLPSTTRVVCVDINPATVTQLLDRGSAQAVGMVTDIGTFVPLLAEQLVDESDC; this is translated from the coding sequence ATGACCGTCTCGCGCGAGGTGGAACTGGAGGGGCACATCATCGACTCCGGGATGATGCAGACCTGTATGGTGACCACCATGGACATGGGTGGGTCCTTCTCCGTCGAAGAGTTCGAGGTCGGGCGCCACGAGAACGACGAGTCCTACGCCCGCCTGATCGTGGAGGCAGACGACGTCGACCACCTGGAGTCGATCATCCACGAACTGCACCAGAACGGCGTCAACCCGATCGACCCGAAGGACGCGACGCTCGATCCCGCCCCCGCCGACCAGGTCGTCCCGAACGGCTTCTACTCGACGACGAACCACCCGACCTACGTCCGCTACGAGGGCGAGTGGCTGGAGGTGGAGAACATCGAGATGGACTGCGCCGTGGTCGTGGAGGACGGTGAGCACGAGGCGCGTAGCGCCTCGGACAGGTCGAGCGGGGACGACGAGGAGCCGCGAGACGAACCGCGAGCGTACACCAAGGTCCTCAACGCCGTCGAGGAGGGCGACCTGATCGTCACCGGAGAGACCGGCATCAAGGTCGAGCCCCCCGAGCGCCCCCGCGGCGAGCAGGGCGCGTTCGGCTTCATGCAGGGCGGCATCTCCTCCGAGCGGCCCTCCGAATCGACGATCCGGGAGATCGCCGAGGCCATCGCCGAGACGAAAGCGGAGGGCGGCACGGTGCTGGCCGTCTGCGGTCCCGCGCTGATCCACTCCGGCGCCCGCGAGGACCTCGCCCGCCTCGTCCGCGAGGGCTACGTCGACATGCTCTCGGCCGGCAACGGCTTCGCCGTCCACGACATCGAGCGGGACCTGTACGGCACCTCGCTGGGCATGGACACCGAGAGCCTCGACCACGCCCGCCACGGGCACAAGCACCACATCTACGCCATCAGCGAGATCATCCGCGAGGGCGGCATCGAGGCGGCCGTCGAGTCCGGCACGCTGGAGTCCGGCGTGATGTACGAGTGCGTCACCAACGACCGCCCGTACGTCCTCGCGGGGTCGATCCGCGACGACGGGCCCCTCCCGGACACCATCACCGACGCCGTCGAGGCCCAGAACGCCATCCGCGAGCAGGCCCACGAGGCCGACATGGTGCTGATGCTCTCGACGCTGCTGCACTCCGTCGCGGTGGGGAACTGCCTCCCCTCCACGACGCGGGTCGTCTGCGTCGACATCAACCCCGCCACCGTGACCCAGCTACTGGACCGCGGCTCCGCGCAGGCGGTCGGGATGGTCACCGACATCGGCACCTTCGTCCCGCTGCTGGCCGAGCAGTTGGTCGACGAGTCCGACTGTTAG
- a CDS encoding SOS response-associated peptidase family protein: MGTCGRYGLFAPSGESGVVESFAVVTTEPSGDVADLHHRMAVTLEPGEDETWLRGDPAARRELLRPSPGDLSVRPVSRAVTDPGNDSPAVLATPE, from the coding sequence GTGGGTACGTGCGGCCGCTACGGCCTGTTCGCCCCGTCCGGGGAGAGCGGTGTCGTCGAGTCGTTCGCCGTCGTGACCACCGAGCCCAGCGGCGACGTCGCCGACCTCCACCACCGGATGGCCGTGACCCTCGAACCGGGAGAAGATGAGACCTGGCTGCGTGGCGATCCGGCGGCGCGTCGGGAACTGCTCCGTCCCTCTCCGGGTGACCTCTCGGTGCGGCCCGTCTCGCGAGCGGTCACCGACCCGGGTAACGACTCGCCGGCAGTGCTCGCGACGCCGGAGTGA
- a CDS encoding phosphohydrolase has protein sequence MPEITVSESLYRKLEDATNGRDTEDAMWEMVHQFERVRNPSE, from the coding sequence ATGCCAGAAATAACGGTGTCGGAAAGCCTGTACCGCAAACTCGAGGACGCGACCAACGGACGCGACACCGAGGACGCGATGTGGGAGATGGTCCACCAGTTCGAGCGGGTCCGGAACCCCTCCGAGTAG
- the rtcA gene encoding RNA 3'-terminal phosphate cyclase, translating to MIEIDGSDGGGQLLRSAVAMAAVTGRSVRVEDVRGDRPDPGIKHQHRAAVAAVAACCDADVEGYELDSEVLSFDPGPVTGGDVAVEIPTAGSVTLVFDAVLPLAVALDEPLRVTATGGTDVRWSPASPFYRRVKLPLLARHGVVVRADLSRYGFYPEGGGEATLSLAPATPARLDLADRGERRGVHVVSVCTHDLAESDVARRQATAAVERLRAGSCEILSETVRRVDAPSPGSVALVRAEFEGSLAGFSALGEPGRPAEDVGETAADDALAFLDGPGAVDRHLADQLLPFLALAGGAVRIPRVTDHVESHLSLLRAFGFEIECEERAEGAVVRAPGK from the coding sequence GTGATCGAGATCGACGGCTCGGACGGCGGCGGGCAGCTCCTGCGGTCGGCGGTCGCGATGGCGGCCGTGACCGGACGGAGCGTCCGCGTCGAGGACGTCCGCGGGGACCGGCCCGATCCCGGGATCAAACACCAGCACCGCGCAGCCGTCGCGGCCGTGGCGGCCTGCTGCGACGCCGACGTCGAGGGATACGAGCTGGACAGCGAGGTCCTCTCGTTCGACCCGGGCCCGGTCACGGGCGGCGACGTCGCGGTCGAGATCCCGACCGCGGGCAGCGTGACGCTGGTCTTCGACGCCGTCCTGCCGCTGGCGGTCGCGCTGGACGAGCCGCTGCGGGTGACGGCGACCGGCGGCACCGACGTCAGGTGGTCGCCGGCCAGCCCGTTCTACCGCCGGGTCAAACTCCCGCTGCTCGCCCGGCACGGAGTCGTGGTCCGGGCCGACCTGTCTCGGTACGGCTTCTACCCCGAGGGCGGCGGCGAAGCGACGCTCTCGCTCGCCCCTGCCACACCGGCGCGACTGGACCTGGCCGACCGCGGCGAACGACGCGGCGTACACGTCGTCTCCGTCTGTACACACGATCTGGCCGAGAGTGACGTCGCCCGGCGGCAGGCGACGGCGGCCGTCGAGCGACTGCGAGCAGGCAGTTGCGAGATCCTGTCCGAAACTGTGCGCCGCGTCGACGCCCCGTCACCCGGTTCCGTCGCGCTCGTCCGGGCGGAGTTCGAGGGGTCACTGGCCGGGTTCAGCGCCCTGGGTGAACCGGGACGGCCGGCGGAGGACGTCGGCGAGACGGCCGCGGACGACGCGCTCGCCTTCCTCGACGGCCCCGGCGCGGTCGACCGGCACCTCGCCGATCAGCTCCTCCCCTTCCTCGCGCTGGCCGGCGGCGCCGTCCGGATCCCCCGCGTCACCGACCACGTCGAGAGCCACCTGTCGCTCCTGCGGGCGTTCGGCTTCGAGATCGAGTGCGAGGAGCGGGCCGAGGGCGCGGTCGTTCGTGCACCGGGGAAGTGA
- a CDS encoding aminotransferase class V-fold PLP-dependent enzyme: MPDHAAIYDELDVPTVVNATGTKTRIGGSLIRPEAADAMREAANSFARISDLQSRASDLISDATGAEAGYVASGAAATMTLAAAAAIAGDDLGAMARLPDTEGLADEIVMPRTHRTGYDHALRAAGATVVDVGANDRHLGTGSRNVEPWEIADAIDEDTAAVGYVQKEYTGPPLEAVAEIAHDHDVPVVVDAAAELPPASNLERFIDDGADMVAFSGGKAIRGPQSTGILAGREEYVRSAAAQHLDMHAHEDAYVPPEDLVDVDDLGGVPRQGIGRGLKVGKEELVGIIRALQLFIEEDQEAKQEEWTARAMRVADGLGDAPGVATEITSDDAVSVAPEVVVAVDPDDAGITATELARELRQERPRLFVGADGIDAGRVTVNPMCLTDDEADYTVERIRSYLDE, encoded by the coding sequence ATGCCCGACCACGCCGCGATCTACGACGAACTCGACGTGCCGACGGTCGTCAACGCCACCGGGACGAAGACCCGCATCGGCGGCAGCCTCATCCGCCCCGAGGCGGCCGACGCCATGCGCGAGGCGGCGAACTCCTTCGCCCGCATCTCCGACCTGCAGTCCCGTGCGAGCGACCTGATCAGCGACGCGACCGGCGCGGAGGCCGGCTACGTCGCCAGCGGGGCCGCCGCGACGATGACGCTGGCCGCCGCAGCGGCCATCGCGGGCGACGACCTCGGCGCGATGGCTCGCCTCCCCGACACCGAGGGCCTGGCCGACGAGATCGTGATGCCCCGGACCCACCGCACCGGCTACGATCACGCGCTGCGCGCCGCCGGCGCGACCGTGGTCGACGTCGGCGCCAACGACCGCCACCTCGGGACGGGGTCGCGCAACGTCGAGCCCTGGGAGATCGCCGACGCGATCGACGAGGACACGGCCGCCGTCGGCTACGTCCAGAAGGAGTACACCGGGCCCCCGCTGGAGGCGGTCGCCGAGATCGCTCACGACCACGACGTCCCGGTCGTCGTAGACGCCGCCGCCGAGCTCCCGCCCGCCTCGAACCTGGAGCGCTTTATCGACGACGGCGCGGACATGGTCGCCTTCAGCGGCGGCAAGGCCATCCGCGGCCCGCAGTCGACCGGCATCCTCGCCGGCCGCGAGGAGTACGTCCGCTCGGCCGCCGCCCAGCACCTCGACATGCACGCCCACGAAGACGCCTACGTCCCGCCCGAGGACCTCGTCGACGTCGACGACCTCGGCGGCGTCCCGCGCCAGGGCATCGGCCGCGGCCTCAAAGTCGGCAAGGAGGAACTGGTCGGCATCATCCGGGCCCTCCAGCTGTTCATCGAGGAGGACCAGGAAGCGAAGCAGGAGGAGTGGACCGCCCGCGCGATGCGCGTGGCCGACGGGCTCGGCGACGCGCCCGGTGTCGCCACGGAGATCACCAGCGACGACGCCGTCTCGGTCGCGCCAGAGGTGGTCGTCGCCGTCGACCCCGACGACGCGGGCATCACCGCGACCGAACTGGCCCGGGAACTGCGGCAGGAGCGACCCCGCCTGTTCGTGGGCGCGGACGGCATCGACGCCGGCCGCGTCACGGTGAATCCGATGTGCCTGACCGACGACGAGGCCGACTACACCGTCGAGCGGATCCGGTCGTACCTCGACGAGTAG
- a CDS encoding helix-turn-helix domain-containing protein has translation MDTEERASTVELTFEVRDDRSFFVAASEALSCRVVGEEAIHRRDGDYLEYLTVEAPADETLTFARSWSGAEHARVVRADDGECILELVLDGAGCVVGTLANTHALVSEAYAEDGVGIVVAEAPEHADARAIVEELRDHHEATSLLSKRHRDEAGLSPVTSRSGAERYLSKLTTKQRDAVRAAVRCGYLAWPRRSTASECAEALGVSQPTFSQHLYRGLEILLTALFEEVADETDQVPAEP, from the coding sequence ATGGATACGGAGGAGCGCGCGTCGACGGTGGAGCTCACGTTCGAGGTGCGCGACGACCGATCGTTCTTCGTCGCCGCGTCGGAAGCCCTGTCCTGCCGGGTCGTCGGCGAGGAGGCGATCCATCGCCGGGACGGCGACTACCTGGAGTACCTCACCGTCGAGGCGCCGGCCGACGAGACGCTCACGTTCGCCCGGTCGTGGTCGGGCGCCGAACACGCCCGCGTCGTCCGGGCGGACGACGGAGAGTGCATACTCGAACTCGTCCTCGACGGGGCGGGCTGCGTGGTCGGGACGCTCGCGAACACGCACGCGCTGGTGTCGGAGGCCTACGCCGAGGACGGGGTCGGCATCGTCGTCGCCGAGGCCCCCGAACATGCCGACGCGCGGGCCATCGTCGAGGAGTTGCGGGACCACCACGAGGCGACGTCGCTGCTCTCGAAGCGCCACCGCGACGAGGCGGGACTGAGTCCGGTCACCAGCCGCAGCGGCGCGGAGCGGTACCTCTCGAAGCTGACGACGAAGCAGCGCGACGCGGTGCGGGCCGCCGTCCGCTGCGGCTACCTCGCCTGGCCCCGTCGCAGCACGGCCAGCGAGTGCGCGGAAGCGCTGGGCGTCTCCCAGCCCACGTTCAGCCAGCACCTGTATCGCGGCCTGGAGATCCTGCTCACCGCGCTGTTCGAGGAGGTCGCCGACGAGACGGATCAGGTGCCCGCCGAGCCGTAG
- a CDS encoding HalOD1 output domain-containing protein translates to MIDTATGAPEASTEAESVPSEDIVQAVAVREGADPVTLDPLYEAIDPDALDAVVDSGAVVSFEYEGYEITVDEGTITIE, encoded by the coding sequence ATGATCGACACAGCGACAGGGGCGCCAGAGGCGTCCACAGAGGCAGAATCGGTACCGAGCGAGGACATCGTCCAGGCAGTCGCCGTCCGCGAGGGCGCCGACCCCGTGACGCTGGACCCGCTGTATGAGGCGATCGATCCCGACGCCCTCGACGCGGTGGTCGACAGCGGGGCCGTGGTCTCCTTCGAGTACGAGGGCTACGAGATCACGGTTGACGAGGGGACGATCACGATCGAGTAG
- a CDS encoding redox-regulated ATPase YchF codes for MSFDVGLVGKPSVGKSTFFNAATMNDVPEGAYPFTTIDPSVGEAYVRVDCAGPEFDHSCTPNQGYCDDGTRFVPVRLVDVAGLVPGAHEGRGLGNQFLSDLNEADVLIHVVDFSGETDIEGEPTEDHDPREDIDFLEDELDMWYLDVLEKGIERYRSGYHGEEADVEEDLAEQMSAFRTSEHEIKQTILSLDLELDPDAWDEVDREELAREIRKRTKPMVIAANKMDTRAAQANYAEIVDDPDYDHLTFVPTSAHAEKALKNGDEQGVLEYTPGDADFEVTGDLPEAKAAGIEQIREFVTEYGGTGVQRALETSLFEELGAIAVFPGARQPEDEERFLQDCFVLKGGATAEDFAYFLHTDIGDGFLHAHDVRSGRQIGADTVLEHRDVVEITTTN; via the coding sequence ATGAGCTTCGACGTCGGACTCGTCGGCAAACCCTCCGTCGGTAAGTCCACTTTCTTCAACGCGGCGACGATGAACGACGTGCCCGAGGGGGCCTACCCGTTCACGACCATCGATCCCAGCGTCGGCGAGGCGTACGTCCGCGTCGACTGCGCCGGTCCGGAGTTCGACCATTCCTGCACGCCGAACCAGGGCTACTGCGACGACGGGACGCGGTTCGTCCCGGTCCGCCTCGTCGACGTGGCGGGCCTCGTGCCCGGCGCGCACGAGGGCCGCGGCCTGGGTAACCAGTTCCTGAGCGACCTCAACGAGGCGGACGTGCTGATCCACGTCGTCGACTTCTCCGGCGAGACGGACATCGAGGGCGAACCCACGGAGGACCACGACCCCCGCGAGGACATCGACTTCCTCGAGGACGAACTCGACATGTGGTACCTCGACGTCCTCGAGAAGGGCATCGAGCGCTACCGCTCGGGCTACCACGGCGAGGAGGCCGACGTCGAGGAAGACCTGGCCGAGCAGATGAGCGCCTTCCGCACGAGCGAGCACGAGATCAAGCAGACCATCCTCTCGCTGGACCTGGAACTCGATCCGGACGCGTGGGACGAGGTCGATAGGGAGGAACTCGCTCGCGAGATCCGCAAGCGGACCAAGCCGATGGTGATCGCGGCGAACAAGATGGACACGCGGGCCGCTCAGGCGAACTACGCCGAGATCGTCGACGACCCCGACTACGACCACCTCACGTTCGTCCCGACGAGCGCCCACGCCGAGAAGGCGCTCAAGAACGGCGACGAGCAGGGCGTCCTCGAGTACACCCCCGGCGACGCCGACTTCGAGGTCACCGGCGACCTGCCCGAGGCGAAGGCGGCGGGCATCGAGCAGATCCGCGAGTTCGTCACCGAGTACGGCGGGACGGGCGTCCAGCGAGCGCTGGAGACGTCCCTGTTCGAGGAACTGGGCGCCATCGCCGTCTTCCCCGGCGCGCGTCAGCCCGAGGACGAGGAACGCTTCCTGCAGGACTGCTTCGTCCTCAAGGGGGGCGCGACTGCCGAGGACTTCGCGTACTTCCTGCACACTGACATCGGCGACGGCTTCCTGCACGCCCACGACGTCCGCTCCGGGCGTCAGATCGGCGCTGACACGGTGCTGGAACACCGCGACGTCGTCGAGATCACGACGACGAACTGA
- a CDS encoding GNAT family N-acetyltransferase: MTSKASVRPAEWDDVPGIRRVARAAWHEVYDGIFGDAAVAAMVDEAYDEDVLERMIDLDEVGFFVATRDGDVVGYASCGMTEPASIGDLDIYVHPDHWGEGIGTALLERGEQHLRDVGTMTIRDEVLVENGVGNAFYREHFEEAGQRTVDFGGEEKAVNVYEKSL; encoded by the coding sequence ATGACCTCGAAGGCGTCCGTCCGTCCGGCGGAGTGGGACGACGTTCCCGGGATCCGGCGGGTTGCGCGAGCCGCGTGGCACGAGGTGTACGACGGGATCTTCGGCGATGCGGCGGTCGCGGCGATGGTCGACGAGGCGTACGACGAGGACGTCCTGGAGCGGATGATCGACCTCGACGAGGTCGGCTTCTTCGTCGCGACGCGCGACGGCGACGTCGTCGGCTACGCCAGTTGCGGCATGACCGAACCCGCGAGCATCGGCGACCTGGACATCTACGTCCACCCCGACCACTGGGGCGAGGGAATCGGCACCGCCCTGCTCGAACGGGGCGAGCAGCACCTCCGCGACGTCGGGACCATGACCATCCGCGACGAGGTGCTGGTCGAGAACGGCGTCGGCAACGCGTTCTACCGCGAGCACTTCGAGGAGGCGGGGCAGCGAACGGTGGACTTCGGTGGCGAGGAGAAGGCCGTGAACGTCTACGAGAAGTCGCTGTAG
- a CDS encoding deoxyhypusine synthase, which produces MSDDREAFDHDPVGHSEARAGMTVGELADEYGDAGVGAATVHEAVDVTAEMLRDDVTTFLGLAGAMVPTGMRRIVSDLIRDGHVDALVTTGANLTHDSIEAIGGKHHHGETHAEGMTEREHDEQLRDEGVDRIYNVYLPQEHFALFESHLRDEVFPVLAEESDDGGVSIQRLTEELGRANSEVNEREDVAEDPGVAAAAYENDVPIYCPAVQDSVLGLQSWMYSQTSDFTLDALADMTQITDIAYEADEAGALVVGGGVPKNYVLQTMLVSPDAYDYAVQLTMDPPQTGGLSGATLEEARSWGKLETDARNVSVYADATITFPLVVAAARERVE; this is translated from the coding sequence ATGAGCGACGACCGAGAGGCGTTCGACCACGACCCCGTCGGCCACAGCGAGGCCCGGGCGGGGATGACGGTCGGCGAACTGGCCGACGAGTACGGCGACGCCGGCGTCGGCGCGGCCACCGTCCACGAGGCGGTCGACGTCACCGCCGAGATGCTGCGGGACGACGTGACCACCTTCCTCGGGCTGGCCGGGGCGATGGTCCCGACGGGCATGCGCCGCATCGTCAGCGACCTGATCCGGGACGGCCACGTCGACGCGCTCGTCACGACCGGCGCGAACCTCACCCACGACTCCATCGAGGCCATCGGCGGGAAGCACCATCACGGCGAGACCCACGCCGAGGGTATGACCGAGCGCGAGCACGACGAGCAGCTGCGCGACGAGGGCGTCGACCGCATCTACAACGTCTACCTGCCACAGGAGCACTTCGCGCTGTTCGAGTCCCACCTCCGCGACGAGGTGTTCCCCGTCCTCGCCGAGGAGTCGGACGACGGCGGCGTCTCCATCCAGCGGCTCACCGAGGAACTGGGCCGGGCCAACAGCGAGGTCAACGAGCGCGAGGACGTCGCGGAGGACCCCGGCGTCGCCGCCGCGGCCTACGAGAACGACGTCCCGATCTACTGCCCCGCCGTCCAGGACTCGGTGCTCGGTCTCCAGTCGTGGATGTACTCCCAGACCAGCGACTTCACGCTGGACGCGCTGGCGGACATGACCCAGATCACGGACATCGCCTACGAGGCCGACGAGGCCGGCGCGCTCGTCGTCGGCGGCGGCGTCCCGAAGAACTACGTCCTCCAGACGATGCTGGTCTCGCCGGACGCCTACGACTACGCCGTCCAGCTGACGATGGACCCGCCCCAGACCGGCGGGCTCTCGGGCGCGACGCTGGAGGAGGCCCGCTCGTGGGGGAAACTGGAGACGGACGCGCGCAACGTCTCCGTCTACGCCGACGCCACCATCACGTTCCCGCTCGTCGTCGCTGCGGCGCGCGAGCGCGTCGAGTAG
- a CDS encoding SprT-like domain-containing protein produces MDEAPPFETISDHEELIAWSRSYARDARREWGLDTRFDLVEWEVSTRAKRRAAAVKRPVIDGATVGEPMDWEANPGPDGRPPECTVSLTWTAFEAFDRAEWQSTLRHELIHVEQFQRYGTTGHGAAFRERAEALDTEVHCRTFADPKWTFRCTDCGGVTAHRYRECKLVREYEQYRSNCCEAPIERESHGEGDGATDDVAAVEADAADGTAADDYRRN; encoded by the coding sequence ATGGACGAGGCGCCGCCGTTCGAGACGATCTCCGATCACGAGGAGCTGATCGCGTGGTCCCGTTCGTACGCGCGGGACGCGAGGCGGGAGTGGGGGCTCGACACGCGCTTCGACCTCGTCGAATGGGAGGTCTCGACGCGCGCCAAGCGCCGCGCCGCGGCGGTCAAGCGGCCGGTGATCGACGGCGCGACGGTGGGCGAGCCGATGGACTGGGAGGCGAACCCGGGCCCCGACGGCCGGCCTCCGGAGTGCACCGTGTCGCTCACCTGGACGGCCTTCGAGGCGTTCGACCGCGCGGAGTGGCAGTCGACGCTCCGGCACGAGCTGATCCACGTCGAGCAGTTCCAGCGCTACGGGACCACCGGTCACGGCGCGGCCTTCCGCGAGCGCGCCGAGGCGCTCGACACCGAGGTCCACTGCCGCACCTTCGCCGACCCGAAGTGGACCTTCCGGTGTACCGACTGCGGCGGGGTGACCGCACACCGGTACCGCGAGTGCAAACTCGTCCGAGAGTACGAGCAGTACCGATCGAACTGCTGCGAGGCGCCGATCGAGCGAGAATCGCACGGCGAGGGCGACGGGGCTACCGACGACGTGGCCGCAGTCGAGGCCGACGCCGCCGACGGGACGGCGGCCGACGACTATAGGAGAAATTGA
- a CDS encoding DUF7282 domain-containing protein: protein MTSDSTKTRLAAVALALAVITVGGVATMGVTAQDTDNETTDNETEVGLTDNETTDNETDVGLTDNETTDNETDVGLTDNETMEMPTATLTVEDQMSNGSAINVSSVNLSEGGFLVAYNATLAEPLGSVNATDAGQNETMAVGDNATDNATDNATDNETLSVTDNETMADGQNVTLTLDETLDENQTIVVVAFQDTNDNGEFDLGTDEVYMNENGSIASDSAMVNVTDTADDETEMDETDEEDDEADVGLTDDETTDNETADNGAEDTPEGDEDGDGLVEPGFLDDDDNETDDNMTDGNES from the coding sequence ATGACAAGCGACAGCACAAAGACCCGCCTCGCCGCCGTCGCCCTCGCCCTCGCAGTGATCACTGTCGGGGGCGTCGCGACGATGGGCGTCACGGCACAGGACACCGACAACGAGACGACAGACAACGAGACCGAGGTCGGTCTCACAGACAACGAGACGACGGACAACGAGACGGACGTCGGTCTCACAGACAACGAGACGACGGACAACGAGACGGACGTCGGCCTCACCGACAACGAGACGATGGAGATGCCGACGGCGACCCTGACCGTCGAAGACCAGATGAGTAACGGCAGTGCGATCAACGTCTCGTCCGTGAATCTCTCCGAGGGCGGGTTCCTCGTGGCGTACAACGCCACCCTGGCGGAACCGCTCGGGTCCGTGAACGCCACGGACGCCGGTCAGAACGAGACGATGGCCGTCGGCGACAACGCGACCGATAACGCCACGGACAACGCCACCGACAACGAGACGCTGAGCGTCACCGACAACGAGACGATGGCCGACGGCCAGAACGTCACTCTGACGCTCGACGAGACGCTCGACGAGAACCAGACCATCGTGGTCGTCGCGTTCCAGGACACGAACGACAACGGCGAGTTCGACCTCGGTACCGACGAGGTCTACATGAACGAGAACGGGTCGATCGCGTCCGACTCCGCGATGGTGAACGTCACTGACACCGCGGACGACGAGACGGAGATGGACGAGACCGACGAGGAGGACGACGAGGCTGACGTCGGCCTCACCGACGACGAAACCACCGACAACGAGACCGCCGACAACGGAGCCGAGGACACCCCTGAAGGAGACGAGGACGGCGACGGGCTAGTCGAGCCCGGGTTCCTCGACGACGACGACAACGAGACTGACGACAACATGACCGACGGCAACGAGTCCTAG
- a CDS encoding Nif3-like dinuclear metal center hexameric protein → MDLQEITERLDDRLDTAAYADVDPSPNGLQVGPESAEIETAAVAVDAAEATAEAAVEAGADLLVTHHGVVFGGMERLTGTYYRRAAPLIENDVALYVSHLPLDGHQELGNAAGVADLLDLTDREPFGEVGPEYIGQRGRAPEGYTADELRSTLEESLDTGARPVQVLDFGPERIEDVAVVTGSGVDWIDEAAAAGADALITGEGKQQAYHEAREAGLTVVLAGHYATETFGVRSLADLLDGWGVETTFLDFPTGL, encoded by the coding sequence ATGGACCTGCAGGAGATTACGGAGCGGCTCGACGACCGGCTGGACACCGCGGCCTACGCCGACGTGGATCCGAGCCCGAACGGGCTCCAGGTCGGGCCCGAGAGCGCCGAAATCGAGACGGCGGCGGTCGCGGTCGACGCCGCGGAGGCGACCGCCGAGGCCGCCGTCGAGGCGGGCGCCGACCTGCTGGTGACCCACCACGGCGTCGTCTTCGGCGGCATGGAGCGGCTGACCGGGACGTACTACCGGCGCGCCGCCCCGCTGATCGAGAACGACGTGGCGCTGTACGTCTCGCACCTCCCGCTGGACGGTCACCAGGAACTGGGCAACGCCGCGGGCGTGGCGGACCTGCTCGACCTGACCGACCGCGAGCCGTTCGGCGAGGTGGGGCCGGAGTACATCGGCCAGCGCGGGCGAGCGCCCGAGGGGTACACCGCCGACGAGCTGCGCTCGACGCTCGAGGAGTCGCTCGACACCGGCGCCCGGCCCGTCCAGGTGCTCGACTTCGGCCCGGAGCGGATCGAGGACGTGGCCGTTGTCACCGGTAGCGGCGTCGATTGGATCGACGAGGCCGCCGCGGCGGGGGCGGACGCGCTGATCACCGGCGAGGGGAAGCAGCAGGCCTACCACGAGGCCCGCGAGGCCGGCCTGACCGTGGTGCTGGCCGGCCACTACGCGACGGAGACCTTCGGCGTGCGGTCGCTGGCTGACCTGCTCGACGGCTGGGGCGTCGAGACGACGTTCCTCGACTTCCCGACCGGGCTCTGA